From the Candidatus Nealsonbacteria bacterium CG07_land_8_20_14_0_80_39_13 genome, the window TCTTTGTTCTTTTTTAGCTCGCTCTTCAGCCTCTTCCAATATCTGCTCTTTTTTCCCCTCTGCTTTCTTGACTATTTCGCCGGCCCGGCCTTGAGCATCCTTCAACATCTGCTCTGCTTCTTGAGCGTCTTTCAATCCTTTCTCGATTTTCTCCCTCCTTTTTTTTAATATCTCTGAAAATGGCTTCAATGCGAATGTTTTAAGCAAAAACAGCGCAATTAAAAGATTGATGATTTGAAAAAGCAAAATTTTCCAATTTATGCCAAAGACATCTAAAACACTCATATTGTTTTTTTATTGCCAGCTCCTGATTAAGAAACCCATTACTAAACTGTAAATCGCCATAACTTCAGTAAGAGTGATGGCTAAAATGGCGTAAACTAACACCTTTGACGATGCTTCCGGATTTCTACCGATGGCGTTAACCAAAGCATTGCCGATGATTCCGATTCCGATTGCCGCTCCGCCGGCTCCCAATCCGACGCAGACAGCGATAGCTAAATTGATAATTGCATCCATAGTTAGTATCAAGTATTCAGTATTAAGTATTAAGCGACAAGCGTTAACCTTGCTATTTAATACTTACTACTTTCTACTTAACAATTTTATTTAATTGATTATTTATTATAATTCTAGTACATCGCAGGCTAATACATAGAATATTACCAGAAGAGTGGAAAAAATGAAAGCCTGCAGTAAACCGACGAAAATCTCAAAAAATAAAATGGGGACGGGAACTAAAAGAGGAATAGAGGAATAGGCTAAGGTTAAAATCACTTCGCCGGCAAAAAGATTGCCAAAAAGCCGAAAAGCCAAAGATATTGTTTTGGTAAATTCCCCAACAAACTCAAAAACCCCGATGATAAAATTAGGCGCGCTTTTAAAATTCAAAAACTTCTGCGAATATCTCAACCAACCCAGATTCCTCAAGGCCAGAAAATGAATTGTAGTCATGGCCACAAAAGACAGGGCTAAGCCGAAGTTCAAATCCGAGCTCGGAGAGCGGGAAATACTAAAGACCCCTAAACCGGGGAGTAATTCAAAAAGATTGGAGATCAGGATTAAAAAAAATATGGTAATCGCCAGAGGGAAAATTTCTTTTGTTCTCTTTTCATCTTGAGTGATGCTGTCCATAAAACCGCCTATGCTTTCCAGCATCCACTCAAAAAAATTCTGTAAAAAATTGGGAACCTCTTCCCTTTTCCTGAAAGCCAAATAAAAAATAAAAACCAAAACAGCGCTTAAAACAAAAATAAGAGCCAATGTGTTGGTGATGGTAAAAAAATTATTAGAAAAAATTTCTTTTGCCGGTAACGACAATTCGCTTAAATCCATATCGTCCATTATGCCACAAAACTCCCCCTTCTGCAATATTATTATTCGTTATCCATGAATTGGGTGGATTTGAGAAACTTTAAAGGGTCTATGCTTAAGAAGACGTCCGGACGGCTGATTTTTA encodes:
- the atpF gene encoding ATP synthase F0 subunit B, producing MSVLDVFGINWKILLFQIINLLIALFLLKTFALKPFSEILKKRREKIEKGLKDAQEAEQMLKDAQGRAGEIVKKAEGKKEQILEEAEERAKKEQRRILSEAEKEKGIILIEGREQVYTEREQMKRDFQKDFLSVTEAVVEKILKEKIDEKKDGKIIEEAISNI
- the atpB gene encoding ATP synthase F0 subunit A; protein product: MDDMDLSELSLPAKEIFSNNFFTITNTLALIFVLSAVLVFIFYLAFRKREEVPNFLQNFFEWMLESIGGFMDSITQDEKRTKEIFPLAITIFFLILISNLFELLPGLGVFSISRSPSSDLNFGLALSFVAMTTIHFLALRNLGWLRYSQKFLNFKSAPNFIIGVFEFVGEFTKTISLAFRLFGNLFAGEVILTLAYSSIPLLVPVPILFFEIFVGLLQAFIFSTLLVIFYVLACDVLEL